A portion of the Rhodopseudomonas sp. BAL398 genome contains these proteins:
- a CDS encoding chemotaxis protein CheW has protein sequence MEQIVNERGAADHALAGLHQVVMLGIGDEVFALDTRLVREIIDPVPATRVAGAPAFLPCVINVRGNVIPLADLRARFGMPKTEDTADTRVVVLEIEIEGDPVLVGVVADRVYEVTEISNADVQQTPRVGMRWNPEFIRFIAKWREEFVIVPNMERILS, from the coding sequence ATGGAACAGATCGTGAATGAGCGCGGCGCAGCCGACCACGCACTGGCCGGCCTGCACCAGGTGGTGATGCTGGGCATCGGTGACGAAGTGTTCGCCCTCGACACCCGGCTAGTACGGGAAATCATCGACCCGGTGCCGGCGACACGGGTCGCGGGCGCCCCGGCGTTCCTGCCCTGCGTCATCAACGTTCGGGGCAATGTGATTCCGCTCGCCGATCTGCGCGCGCGATTCGGCATGCCGAAAACCGAGGACACCGCCGATACCCGCGTCGTGGTGCTCGAGATCGAGATCGAAGGCGACCCGGTGCTGGTCGGCGTGGTCGCCGACAGGGTCTACGAGGTCACCGAGATATCCAACGCCGACGTCCAGCAGACCCCTCGGGTGGGAATGCGCTGGAATCCGGAATTCATCCGATTCATCGCGAAGTGGCGGGAAGAGTTCGTCATCGTCCCGAACATGGAACGCATCCTGAGCTGA
- a CDS encoding Crp/Fnr family transcriptional regulator — translation MPTVPAGTRPNNNLLGALSQSDFDLISPHLVLSDSAPEHLLYNAGDNIEVVHFPCGPSMISYLIPNEDGRDVEIILVGREGAVGGIVSLGHLPAYSKIVVKFGGPFARLNLRDLERAKAQSPSLHQMFARYADCLLAQVFQATACNAIHSIEQRISKWILAAMERTESDIVPLTHDQLASMLGVGRSYASRVMQTFKAQGILESRRGSLVVRDREALLVRSCNCNESVKRHFDEVLRGVYPESCTGH, via the coding sequence ATGCCGACTGTCCCCGCTGGCACTCGCCCGAACAACAATTTGCTCGGCGCGCTGAGCCAATCCGACTTCGATTTGATCAGCCCGCATCTGGTGCTGAGCGATTCCGCACCCGAACACCTGCTCTACAACGCCGGCGACAATATCGAAGTGGTGCATTTTCCCTGCGGCCCCAGCATGATCTCGTACCTCATACCCAATGAGGATGGACGCGACGTCGAGATCATTCTGGTCGGGCGTGAAGGCGCGGTCGGCGGCATCGTTTCGCTGGGGCACCTGCCCGCCTACTCGAAAATTGTCGTGAAATTTGGCGGACCGTTTGCCCGGCTGAATTTGCGCGACCTGGAGCGGGCCAAGGCGCAATCGCCGAGCCTGCACCAGATGTTCGCGCGCTACGCCGATTGCCTGTTGGCGCAGGTGTTTCAGGCAACGGCTTGCAATGCCATCCACTCGATCGAGCAGCGCATCTCCAAATGGATCCTGGCGGCGATGGAGCGGACCGAGAGCGACATCGTTCCCCTCACCCACGATCAATTGGCATCGATGCTGGGGGTCGGACGCAGCTATGCCAGCCGGGTGATGCAGACCTTCAAGGCCCAGGGCATTCTGGAATCACGGCGCGGCTCCCTGGTGGTGCGCGACCGCGAGGCCTTGCTCGTCCGCTCCTGCAATTGCAATGAATCGGTCAAGCGGCATTTCGACGAGGTTTTGCGCGGCGTTTACCCCGAATCTTGCACCGGCCATTGA
- a CDS encoding HWE histidine kinase domain-containing protein: MQSFGFLLAIPMDSWVIERCSRNVEDFLAVPAATLIGKPLDTIFALEAVHTIRSHLQSAMIGEAPARVFNIALTAAEARYDLAIHAVANRLVIECERSRPEQAVNAAVLVTSMLGRLEATESMHAFFRVAARSVRALTGFDRVMVYRFDHDESGEVIAEAATQGLEPFLGLHYPASDIPQQARRLYERNVLRIIPDVGAAPSPIEPTLDRAGQPLDLSMSVLRSVSPIHLEYLANMGVAASMSISILRDGKLWGLFACHHYSPHHIGFDLRTTVELFARIFSFQLEARERETEIAYEARAQKLHQRLVTTMAAEAAVIESLVDHLDDIADLLLCDGIGLCIDGRATLKGLTPTTEQFLGLVKHLSAAEIAEVYSSYAIAADYPEAEAFGDRAAGMLVVPLSRAPGDYLIFFRKETLRGVNWAGDPAKPVTTGPMGSRLTPRKSFEIWKETVRGQSAPWLAVERRIAESLRVSLLEVILRLSHVTAKERTLAQNRQELLIAELNHRIRNILSLIRGVVHQSKNAQGSVSEFTAVVGGRIQALARAHDLITAETWGPASLKSLIEAEGAAYLGGRGDRIVVSGPDVHLEPQGFTTVALVLHEMMTNSAKYGALSVAVGRVEIRLALDTQGRLDIHWQEFDGPRVAPPTRRGFGSTVIQRSIPHDLNGEAEVTYALSGLQARFLVPDTYVRTPSATAAPLGRPHVKAEPNEPDGALIPAMKVLLVEDNMIIALDTEELLIEMGAAVTVCSGASAALEEISRQRPDLALLDVNLGVETSFQLAHHLRKIGVPVVFATGYGEQIAFPTEFVDVPRLRKPYSSDDLRKALVRNAPGRSDPLP, translated from the coding sequence GTGCAGTCGTTTGGCTTCCTGCTCGCGATCCCCATGGACAGCTGGGTGATCGAGCGTTGCTCGCGCAATGTCGAGGACTTCCTCGCGGTACCGGCCGCGACCCTGATCGGCAAGCCGCTCGACACGATTTTCGCGCTCGAAGCCGTTCATACCATTCGCAGCCATCTGCAGAGCGCGATGATCGGCGAGGCCCCCGCGCGCGTCTTCAATATTGCCCTGACGGCGGCAGAGGCCCGCTACGATCTGGCCATTCACGCCGTCGCCAATCGGCTGGTGATCGAGTGCGAAAGAAGCCGGCCCGAGCAGGCCGTCAATGCCGCGGTGCTGGTGACGAGCATGCTCGGCCGCCTGGAAGCCACGGAAAGCATGCATGCGTTTTTCCGCGTCGCGGCGCGAAGTGTTCGGGCGTTGACGGGTTTCGACCGGGTGATGGTCTACCGCTTCGATCATGACGAATCCGGCGAGGTGATCGCCGAGGCGGCGACGCAGGGGCTGGAGCCTTTTCTCGGCCTGCACTATCCGGCGTCGGACATTCCCCAGCAGGCCCGGCGTCTGTATGAGCGCAACGTGTTGCGGATCATTCCGGACGTCGGCGCCGCGCCCTCGCCGATCGAGCCGACGCTGGATCGCGCCGGCCAGCCGCTTGATCTGTCGATGAGCGTGTTGCGCAGCGTGTCGCCGATCCATCTCGAATATCTCGCCAATATGGGCGTGGCGGCTTCGATGTCGATCTCGATCCTGCGCGACGGCAAGCTGTGGGGCCTGTTCGCCTGCCATCATTATTCGCCCCACCATATCGGCTTCGATCTGCGGACCACGGTGGAGCTGTTCGCCCGGATATTTTCGTTTCAGCTCGAAGCGCGCGAGCGCGAAACCGAGATCGCCTATGAGGCGCGGGCGCAAAAACTGCATCAGCGCCTGGTGACGACGATGGCCGCCGAGGCCGCCGTGATCGAATCGCTGGTCGACCATCTGGACGACATCGCCGACCTGTTGCTGTGCGACGGCATCGGGCTGTGCATCGACGGCCGGGCGACGTTGAAGGGGCTGACGCCGACGACCGAGCAGTTTCTCGGGTTGGTCAAGCATCTGAGCGCCGCCGAGATTGCCGAGGTCTATTCGAGCTATGCGATCGCGGCGGACTATCCCGAGGCCGAGGCGTTCGGCGACCGCGCCGCCGGAATGCTGGTGGTGCCGCTGTCGCGGGCCCCGGGCGACTATCTGATCTTCTTTCGCAAGGAGACGCTACGCGGCGTGAACTGGGCCGGCGACCCGGCCAAGCCGGTCACCACCGGGCCGATGGGCAGCCGCCTGACGCCGCGCAAGAGCTTCGAAATCTGGAAGGAAACCGTGCGCGGCCAGAGCGCGCCATGGCTTGCGGTTGAGCGCCGGATCGCGGAGAGCCTGCGCGTGAGCCTGCTGGAAGTGATCTTGCGGCTGTCCCATGTGACAGCCAAGGAAAGAACGCTCGCGCAAAACCGTCAGGAACTGCTGATCGCCGAGCTCAACCACCGGATCCGCAACATTCTCAGCCTGATTCGCGGCGTGGTCCATCAAAGCAAGAATGCCCAGGGCAGCGTCAGCGAATTCACCGCCGTCGTTGGCGGGCGGATTCAGGCACTTGCCCGGGCGCATGATCTCATCACGGCGGAAACATGGGGGCCGGCCTCGCTCAAGAGTCTGATCGAAGCCGAGGGCGCCGCCTATCTGGGCGGCAGGGGCGACCGGATCGTGGTCAGCGGGCCCGACGTGCATCTGGAGCCGCAGGGATTCACGACAGTCGCGCTGGTGTTGCACGAGATGATGACCAATTCGGCCAAATATGGCGCGCTCAGCGTCGCCGTCGGCCGTGTCGAGATCCGGCTTGCGCTCGACACCCAGGGACGGCTCGACATCCACTGGCAGGAATTCGACGGTCCGCGGGTCGCTCCGCCGACGCGGCGCGGCTTTGGCTCGACAGTGATTCAGCGCTCGATTCCGCATGATCTGAACGGCGAGGCTGAGGTCACTTACGCGTTGAGCGGTCTGCAGGCGCGTTTTCTGGTGCCTGATACGTATGTCAGAACCCCGAGCGCGACCGCCGCGCCTCTCGGTCGGCCCCATGTTAAGGCCGAACCGAACGAGCCCGATGGGGCACTGATACCGGCCATGAAAGTGTTGCTGGTGGAAGACAACATGATCATCGCGCTCGACACCGAGGAATTGCTGATTGAGATGGGCGCCGCCGTCACGGTTTGCAGCGGCGCGAGCGCGGCCCTTGAGGAGATCTCCCGGCAACGGCCGGATCTTGCGCTGCTGGACGTCAATCTCGGCGTCGAGACCAGCTTTCAATTGGCGCACCATCTGCGCAAGATCGGCGTGCCGGTCGTGTTCGCCACCGGCTATGGCGAGCAGATCGCCTTTCCCACCGAGTTTGTCGACGTCCCAAGGCTGCGCAAGCCCTATTCGTCGGACGACCTGCGCAAGGCGTTGGTGCGCAACGCGCCGGGCCGCAGCGATCCGCTGCCTTGA
- a CDS encoding chemotaxis protein CheA, which produces MTTLDPTEIFRQEASDLFDVLESALLDLGSRPDDRELVDTAFRALHTIKGSGAMFGFDAVAAFTHEFESAFDRVRKGEIKPTQDLISVALSAKDYIRALIEEPESTDSIIGDAILDDLRHFVSPGEHVETGSSAVQESPVAEGGGIGWQLHLEFDGDILRNGSNPLDLLDDLRKLGACFVIAQTDDVPLLDKLEPEYCFLKWDVTLHSDCDRAAIDDVFMFVMDEIKLDCTPLVAADEAALAPSDKQAGYTLQLDAEPPAEPDHKPAASPEIAKPAAALPEKKQDEQRRHDDKGIATVRVQAERLDELMDRVGELVIAQARLSQLAAATDDIAIKGIAEEIERLASSLRDTTMGARMVPIGSLFGRFRRLIHDLSRDLGKPVDFVTTGEETELDKTMIERLADPLVHLIRNAIDHGIEATETRNASGKTDIGRIEIAAIHSGAQVLVTVRDNGAGLNTARIRAKAEEQGLIAPGVAMSDQDIYQLLFAPGFSTAQTISALSGRGVGMDVVKRTIEAMRGSIDIGTQPGQGTTVTLRLPLTLAIIEGLLIRVGEGRYIIPLSAVEECAEMTADDQRVRGRDFLNMHGDLVPFLRLRGLFDAVGEPDQHQKIIIASSGESRVGLIVDQIIGSHQSVIKSLSKLHSGVTMFSGATILGDGSAALILDVAQLIVTGQSAAESHSVSEAA; this is translated from the coding sequence ATGACGACTTTGGACCCGACAGAAATATTCCGACAGGAAGCCAGCGACTTATTCGACGTGCTTGAGTCCGCTCTCCTCGACCTCGGATCGCGACCGGACGACCGCGAGCTGGTCGATACCGCGTTCCGCGCTCTGCATACCATCAAGGGCTCGGGTGCAATGTTCGGGTTCGACGCGGTCGCCGCGTTCACTCATGAATTCGAGAGCGCGTTCGACCGCGTGCGCAAGGGTGAAATCAAGCCGACCCAGGATCTGATCTCGGTGGCGCTTTCCGCCAAGGATTATATCCGCGCGCTGATCGAAGAGCCGGAATCGACCGACAGCATTATCGGCGACGCGATCCTCGACGATTTGCGCCACTTTGTCAGTCCTGGCGAGCATGTCGAGACCGGCTCGTCCGCGGTCCAGGAAAGCCCCGTTGCCGAGGGCGGCGGGATCGGGTGGCAGCTGCATCTGGAGTTTGACGGCGATATCCTGCGCAACGGATCGAACCCGCTCGATTTGCTAGACGATTTGCGCAAGCTAGGCGCCTGCTTCGTCATCGCGCAGACCGATGACGTGCCGCTGCTGGATAAATTGGAGCCGGAATACTGCTTCCTGAAATGGGATGTCACGCTGCATAGCGATTGCGATCGCGCCGCGATCGACGACGTCTTCATGTTCGTGATGGATGAAATCAAGCTCGATTGCACCCCGCTGGTCGCGGCCGATGAAGCTGCGCTGGCACCCAGCGACAAGCAGGCGGGCTACACGTTGCAACTCGACGCTGAGCCGCCGGCTGAGCCGGACCACAAACCAGCGGCCTCGCCGGAAATTGCAAAGCCCGCCGCTGCCTTGCCGGAAAAAAAGCAGGACGAGCAACGCCGCCATGATGACAAAGGCATTGCGACGGTCCGCGTCCAGGCCGAGCGGCTCGACGAGTTGATGGACCGCGTCGGCGAGTTGGTGATCGCGCAGGCGCGGCTCAGCCAATTGGCCGCTGCCACCGACGATATCGCCATAAAGGGCATCGCCGAGGAAATTGAACGGCTCGCCTCCAGCCTGCGCGACACCACGATGGGGGCCCGCATGGTGCCGATCGGATCGTTGTTCGGCCGCTTCCGGCGGCTGATCCATGATCTGTCCCGCGACCTCGGCAAGCCCGTGGACTTCGTCACCACCGGCGAGGAAACCGAACTCGACAAGACCATGATCGAGCGTCTGGCCGATCCGCTGGTCCATCTGATTCGCAATGCGATCGACCATGGCATCGAGGCCACCGAGACCCGCAACGCATCGGGCAAGACGGACATCGGCCGGATCGAGATCGCGGCGATTCATTCCGGCGCTCAGGTGTTGGTGACGGTGCGCGACAACGGCGCCGGGCTCAACACCGCGCGGATCCGCGCCAAGGCCGAAGAGCAGGGCCTGATCGCGCCGGGCGTCGCGATGTCCGATCAGGACATCTATCAGCTGCTGTTCGCTCCCGGCTTCTCCACCGCGCAGACGATTTCCGCGTTGTCGGGCCGCGGCGTCGGCATGGACGTGGTCAAGCGCACCATCGAGGCGATGCGCGGATCGATCGATATCGGCACCCAGCCGGGTCAAGGCACCACGGTCACGCTGCGACTGCCGCTGACGCTGGCGATCATCGAGGGCCTGCTGATCCGGGTCGGCGAGGGCCGCTACATCATCCCGCTGTCGGCTGTCGAAGAATGCGCCGAGATGACGGCCGACGACCAGCGCGTCCGCGGCCGCGACTTCCTCAATATGCACGGCGATCTGGTGCCGTTCCTGCGGCTGCGCGGGCTGTTCGACGCCGTCGGCGAGCCGGACCAGCATCAGAAGATCATCATCGCGTCTTCGGGCGAAAGCCGGGTCGGCCTGATCGTGGACCAGATCATCGGCAGCCATCAGTCGGTGATCAAGTCGCTGTCGAAATTGCACTCCGGCGTCACGATGTTTTCCGGCGCCACCATCTTGGGCGATGGCAGCGCCGCGCTGATCCTGGATGTCGCCCAACTGATCGTGACCGGCCAGAGCGCGGCGGAATCCCACTCGGTCAGCGAGGCGGCCTAA
- a CDS encoding response regulator, producing the protein MANILTVDDSPSIRQMIKVVLAPAGHNVVEASDGAQGLAKAKATKFDLVITDLNMPVMNGLELIRALRKEPALVGLPIVFLTTESSDAVKTEAKQAGATGWITKPFKQEQLLAVVSKLVRS; encoded by the coding sequence ATGGCCAATATCCTCACGGTCGACGATTCTCCGAGCATCCGCCAGATGATCAAAGTGGTGCTCGCGCCCGCCGGTCACAACGTGGTGGAGGCCAGCGACGGCGCCCAGGGGCTTGCCAAGGCGAAGGCGACCAAGTTCGACCTGGTGATTACTGATCTCAATATGCCGGTCATGAACGGCCTGGAATTGATACGCGCGCTGCGCAAGGAGCCCGCACTGGTCGGGCTGCCGATCGTGTTCCTCACGACCGAGTCCAGCGACGCGGTCAAGACCGAGGCCAAGCAGGCCGGCGCCACGGGGTGGATCACCAAGCCGTTCAAGCAGGAGCAACTGCTCGCCGTGGTGAGCAAGCTGGTGCGATCATGA
- a CDS encoding methyl-accepting chemotaxis protein, with product MRLTVKAKLAGAFGAVILLSMIIGGIAYMKLTTLDASQHAIVEQGTRVQRVGELLAEMQYQVRSEFRMLLATSDQDTIDNHKHMIERQDKALKIAENLFAMASEDGKRLMDVATAKLKRLNDLQQQAGKFALLNSNNHANRLWKTEGLAGLADLNAAADTAFAEVEKSSGKVAGAQALLAIEAAKFEIARLSRYVLATFTASSVEELDSLYNTASQEVGRLKIAVAQASAQMMTVGVAGTGITTQSERYTALVEKILATAHQGGTLHAFAITNGEGRKALNEALSAFDNYVGFVNKRMADLAAAGTEEAAFAKLLLISSIIAALLIAVGSALWIALNISRGLGRAVGLANAVAIGDLSQTIEVSSNDEIGDLVKALNSMTINLNATAKIADTLASGDLTVDAKPLSDKDTLGLALERMVEKLRAVVSDTMIATQNMSAGSQELSASAEQLSQGATEQASSSEEASSSMEEMAANVKQNAENASQTEKIAHQSSQDAEASGAAVSRAVEAMQTIAGKITIVQEIARQTDLLALNAAVEAARAGEHGKGFAVVASEVRKLAERSQTAAAEIGALSSETVKAAQEAGAMLSRLVPDIKKTAQLVEEITAACREQDVGSSQINQAIQQLDKVGQQNSAASEQVSSTAEELASQAEQLQSTISFFKIDQEAHQDGGRPPIATDRAVAQLRAKASHMSAADRGKRPSAKPARALKVASGGFALEMDAGDERDAEFHR from the coding sequence ATGAGACTCACGGTCAAGGCTAAGCTCGCCGGCGCGTTTGGCGCCGTGATCCTGCTGTCGATGATTATCGGCGGCATCGCCTATATGAAACTGACGACCCTCGATGCCTCGCAGCACGCCATTGTCGAGCAGGGTACGCGCGTGCAGAGGGTCGGCGAGTTGCTGGCCGAGATGCAGTATCAGGTCCGCTCCGAATTTCGCATGCTTCTGGCGACTTCAGACCAGGACACCATCGACAACCATAAGCACATGATCGAGCGCCAGGACAAGGCACTGAAGATCGCCGAAAATCTCTTCGCCATGGCAAGCGAAGATGGCAAGCGCCTGATGGATGTTGCGACGGCAAAGCTGAAGCGCCTGAACGACCTGCAGCAGCAGGCCGGCAAGTTCGCGCTGCTGAACTCGAACAATCACGCCAACAGACTTTGGAAGACGGAAGGCCTGGCCGGACTGGCGGATCTCAACGCCGCGGCGGATACGGCCTTCGCCGAGGTCGAAAAATCAAGCGGAAAAGTCGCTGGTGCGCAGGCGCTGCTGGCGATCGAGGCCGCAAAGTTCGAGATCGCGCGGCTGTCGCGTTACGTGCTCGCCACCTTCACCGCCTCGAGCGTCGAGGAACTCGACTCCCTATACAACACCGCGTCGCAGGAGGTAGGCAGACTTAAGATTGCTGTTGCGCAGGCTTCGGCGCAGATGATGACGGTCGGGGTTGCTGGCACCGGGATCACGACCCAAAGCGAGCGCTACACCGCCCTGGTCGAAAAAATCCTGGCGACTGCGCATCAAGGCGGCACGTTGCACGCATTCGCGATCACCAACGGCGAAGGCCGCAAGGCGCTCAACGAGGCGCTGTCCGCGTTCGATAATTATGTTGGCTTCGTCAACAAGCGAATGGCCGATCTTGCGGCTGCCGGCACGGAAGAGGCAGCCTTCGCCAAGCTGCTGCTGATCAGCAGCATCATCGCCGCACTGCTGATTGCAGTCGGATCGGCGCTGTGGATCGCGCTCAATATCAGCCGCGGCCTCGGCCGCGCTGTCGGCCTGGCCAACGCGGTTGCGATCGGCGATCTCAGCCAGACGATCGAGGTCTCCAGCAACGACGAGATCGGTGACCTGGTGAAGGCGCTGAACAGCATGACCATCAATCTCAACGCAACCGCGAAGATCGCCGATACGCTGGCCAGCGGCGATCTGACGGTCGACGCCAAGCCGCTGTCGGACAAGGATACGCTCGGCCTGGCGCTGGAGCGCATGGTGGAGAAGCTGCGCGCCGTCGTCAGCGACACGATGATCGCAACGCAGAACATGTCCGCCGGCAGCCAGGAACTCTCTGCCAGCGCCGAGCAGCTGTCGCAGGGTGCCACCGAACAGGCCTCTTCGTCCGAGGAGGCCTCGTCCTCGATGGAGGAGATGGCGGCCAATGTGAAGCAGAACGCCGAAAACGCCAGCCAGACCGAGAAGATCGCGCACCAGTCGTCGCAGGACGCCGAGGCCAGCGGCGCGGCCGTCAGCCGCGCAGTCGAGGCGATGCAGACTATCGCCGGCAAGATCACCATCGTGCAGGAGATCGCCCGGCAGACCGACCTGCTGGCGCTCAATGCCGCGGTCGAAGCCGCCCGCGCCGGCGAACACGGCAAGGGGTTCGCCGTGGTAGCGTCCGAAGTGCGGAAACTGGCTGAACGCAGCCAGACCGCGGCCGCTGAAATCGGCGCGCTGTCGAGCGAAACCGTGAAGGCTGCGCAGGAAGCCGGCGCGATGCTGTCCCGCCTGGTGCCGGACATCAAGAAGACCGCGCAACTGGTCGAAGAGATCACCGCCGCCTGCCGCGAGCAGGATGTCGGCTCCTCTCAGATCAACCAGGCGATTCAGCAGCTCGACAAGGTCGGCCAGCAGAACTCCGCGGCGTCGGAGCAAGTGTCGTCGACGGCCGAGGAATTGGCGTCGCAGGCCGAACAGCTGCAATCGACCATCAGCTTCTTCAAGATCGATCAGGAGGCGCATCAGGACGGCGGGCGTCCGCCGATCGCCACCGACAGGGCGGTGGCACAACTGCGCGCCAAGGCTTCGCACATGTCGGCCGCAGACCGCGGCAAGAGACCGTCCGCCAAGCCGGCGCGGGCGCTGAAGGTGGCCAGCGGCGGCTTCGCACTCGAAATGGATGCCGGCGATGAGCGCGACGCCGAGTTCCATCGCTGA
- a CDS encoding methyl-accepting chemotaxis protein: MRFSIKAKLAIAFGAVTILSVIVGGVAYRELTSLDTSQQAIVGQGVRLKKTAALMDQIQFQQRDEMRMITAATDKDTADSTRDMILRQENTIKLKDELYGLASEQGKRMLETASAKLKRFDELQLQSSKLAALNSNNRAVEMWHAVGLPALAQFNAALETAMAELKKSPTADHLQGILALQSPKFEAARLSRLLATTFAVSRIEDLEPAIKAVNGQLAVMKASAAQAATQVAPLGIAVDAINAQVERVGSATAQIAAIVAESGNIKALALTGGEGRAAFNEALNAFEAYGKFANDRMSELAAAGTEEAAFAKMLLISIIIGSVLIAIASATWIALNISRGLNRAVGLADAVATGDLTRTLTVTGDDEVADMVRSLNNTVERLRAVVADTMMASQNMSAGSQELSASAEQLSQGATEQASASEEASSSMEQMAANVKQNAENASQTEKIAHQSAQDAEASGVAVSRAVEAMQTIAGKITIVQEIARQTDLLALNAAVEAARAGEHGKGFAVVASEVRKLAERSQTAAAEIGALSGETVKAAQEAGSMLSRLVPDIKKTAQLVEEITAACREQDVGSSQINQAIQQLDKVGQQNSSASEQVSSTAEELASQAEQLQSTIGFFKVDAAGQSEPARTSGTDKAVAQLRSKAAQMAARGGRTPAKARPARALKVAGGGGFALEMDAGDERDAEFHR; this comes from the coding sequence ATGAGATTTTCCATCAAAGCAAAACTGGCCATTGCCTTCGGTGCCGTGACCATCTTGTCCGTCATCGTCGGCGGCGTCGCCTACCGCGAGCTGACGTCGCTCGACACATCGCAGCAGGCGATCGTCGGTCAGGGGGTTCGGCTGAAGAAGACTGCGGCCTTGATGGACCAGATCCAGTTCCAGCAGCGTGACGAAATGAGAATGATCACCGCCGCTACCGACAAGGATACCGCGGACAGTACCCGCGACATGATCCTGCGCCAGGAAAACACCATCAAGCTCAAGGACGAGCTGTACGGCCTTGCCTCCGAGCAGGGCAAGCGCATGCTCGAGACAGCCAGCGCCAAGCTGAAGCGCTTCGATGAGTTGCAGCTGCAGTCCAGCAAGTTGGCGGCATTGAATTCGAACAACCGCGCGGTCGAGATGTGGCATGCGGTGGGATTGCCGGCCCTGGCGCAATTCAATGCGGCGCTCGAGACCGCGATGGCTGAACTGAAGAAGTCGCCGACCGCCGATCATCTGCAAGGCATCCTGGCGCTGCAATCGCCGAAGTTCGAGGCGGCCCGGCTGTCGCGACTGCTTGCGACCACGTTCGCAGTGTCGCGCATCGAAGACCTGGAGCCCGCCATCAAGGCCGTCAACGGGCAGCTCGCCGTGATGAAGGCGAGCGCAGCCCAGGCGGCGACGCAGGTCGCACCGCTCGGCATCGCGGTCGACGCCATCAACGCCCAGGTCGAGCGCGTCGGATCTGCCACCGCTCAAATCGCCGCCATCGTCGCCGAAAGCGGCAACATCAAGGCGCTGGCTTTGACGGGCGGTGAGGGGCGTGCCGCCTTCAACGAGGCACTGAACGCCTTCGAAGCCTATGGCAAATTCGCCAACGACCGGATGTCCGAGCTTGCCGCTGCGGGCACCGAGGAGGCGGCGTTCGCCAAAATGCTGCTGATCAGCATCATCATCGGCTCGGTGCTGATCGCGATCGCGTCCGCGACCTGGATCGCGCTCAACATCAGCCGCGGCCTCAACCGCGCGGTCGGTCTCGCCGATGCGGTCGCCACCGGCGACCTGACCAGGACGCTCACCGTGACCGGCGACGACGAGGTTGCCGACATGGTCCGCTCGCTCAACAACACCGTCGAGCGGCTCCGTGCGGTGGTCGCCGACACCATGATGGCGTCGCAGAACATGTCCGCCGGCAGCCAGGAACTGTCGGCCAGCGCCGAGCAGCTGTCGCAGGGCGCCACCGAACAGGCCTCGGCGTCCGAAGAGGCCTCGTCCTCGATGGAGCAGATGGCCGCCAATGTGAAGCAGAACGCCGAAAACGCCAGCCAGACCGAGAAGATCGCGCACCAGTCGGCGCAGGACGCGGAAGCCAGCGGGGTCGCCGTCAGCCGCGCCGTCGAGGCGATGCAGACCATCGCCGGCAAGATCACCATCGTGCAGGAGATCGCCCGGCAGACCGATCTGCTGGCGCTCAACGCGGCGGTCGAAGCCGCGCGCGCCGGCGAACACGGCAAGGGGTTTGCCGTGGTGGCGTCCGAAGTGCGGAAACTGGCCGAGCGCAGCCAGACCGCGGCCGCCGAAATCGGCGCGCTGTCCGGCGAGACGGTGAAGGCCGCGCAGGAAGCCGGTTCGATGCTGTCCCGCCTGGTGCCGGACATCAAGAAGACCGCGCAGCTGGTCGAAGAGATCACCGCCGCCTGCCGCGAGCAGGATGTCGGCTCCTCTCAGATCAACCAGGCGATTCAGCAGCTCGACAAGGTCGGCCAGCAGAATTCCAGCGCCTCCGAACAGGTGTCATCGACCGCGGAAGAGCTCGCGTCGCAAGCCGAGCAATTGCAGTCGACCATCGGCTTCTTCAAGGTCGATGCTGCCGGCCAAAGCGAGCCGGCGCGCACCTCCGGCACCGACAAGGCGGTGGCCCAACTGCGCTCCAAGGCTGCCCAGATGGCGGCGCGCGGCGGCCGGACTCCTGCCAAGGCCAGGCCGGCGCGCGCGCTGAAGGTGGCGGGCGGCGGCGGCTTTGCGCTCGAGATGGATGCCGGCGACGAGCGCGACGCCGAGTTTCATCGCTGA
- a CDS encoding lipid asymmetry maintenance protein MlaB, whose amino-acid sequence MDIDSDPLRLLRLPADFSIAGIRDIHDLICSTLGSQDALEIDCSGVEKADVTAVQLLLSTAKTAQQQGFRLNLTAISPVLQATIERAGVSSESMGDEAAEPQGEAS is encoded by the coding sequence ATGGACATTGATTCTGATCCATTGCGACTACTTCGTCTTCCCGCGGACTTCAGTATCGCCGGCATTCGTGACATCCATGATCTGATCTGCTCCACGCTCGGCTCGCAGGACGCCCTGGAGATCGACTGCTCGGGCGTCGAAAAGGCTGACGTCACCGCGGTCCAGCTGCTGCTGTCGACCGCCAAGACTGCACAGCAGCAGGGCTTTCGTCTCAATCTGACCGCCATCTCGCCGGTGCTGCAAGCGACGATTGAGCGCGCCGGCGTTTCCAGCGAATCCATGGGCGACGAAGCCGCCGAACCACAGGGCGAAGCAAGCTAA